The following are encoded in a window of Thermoleophilaceae bacterium genomic DNA:
- a CDS encoding universal stress protein — MTQMALEQAEHAGGFRSAAPAGWTAVVGHDGSASAAAVLEHAARRVGPRGYLVVVHALALGAVAAEVHTGRTYARMVRSVLRSIEAALPDGVSYETRIVCGAPSRALLDAASRCEADEIVLGAATGRALRGAVGRVSGAVLRQAECPVTIVPPAAGQGS, encoded by the coding sequence ATGACACAGATGGCACTCGAACAGGCGGAGCACGCGGGTGGGTTCCGCTCGGCTGCGCCCGCCGGTTGGACGGCGGTGGTGGGCCATGACGGCTCGGCTTCCGCGGCGGCCGTGCTCGAGCATGCTGCACGGCGGGTGGGGCCGCGGGGCTACCTCGTGGTGGTGCACGCGCTGGCGCTCGGCGCGGTGGCGGCCGAGGTCCATACGGGCAGGACCTACGCGCGAATGGTGCGCTCGGTGCTTCGAAGCATCGAGGCGGCGCTGCCGGATGGCGTCTCGTACGAGACACGCATCGTGTGCGGTGCGCCGTCGAGGGCATTGCTCGACGCCGCCAGCCGCTGCGAGGCGGACGAGATCGTGCTGGGCGCAGCCACCGGGCGCGCGCTGCGTGGAGCGGTCGGGCGAGTGTCCGGCGCGGTGCTGCGGCAGGCCGAGTGCCCCGTGACGATCGTCCCGCCGGCGGCCGGCCAGGGCTCGTGA
- a CDS encoding universal stress protein, which yields MLSGRSNGRRSGVIVCGVDDSLVAGEALRTAGRLGERLELRVVAAHAVAPEPVRTRPWGPLAAAGGDELAAGEALLEQACVDAGLGDVERHVLSGRPAERLAELADEQGAELIVVGSRGHRLLQAAFMGGVASELIGLAPCPVLVVPALAVDWDTAA from the coding sequence ATGCTGTCGGGACGCTCAAACGGGCGGCGCAGCGGTGTGATCGTGTGCGGTGTGGACGATTCGCTCGTCGCGGGCGAGGCACTTCGGACCGCCGGCAGGCTCGGCGAACGTCTCGAGCTGCGGGTGGTCGCGGCGCACGCGGTGGCCCCTGAGCCGGTCCGGACGAGGCCGTGGGGGCCGCTCGCGGCGGCCGGTGGCGACGAGCTCGCGGCCGGCGAAGCCCTGCTCGAGCAGGCATGCGTGGATGCCGGGCTGGGCGATGTGGAGCGGCACGTGCTGAGCGGGCGGCCGGCGGAGCGGCTGGCCGAGCTGGCCGACGAGCAAGGGGCCGAGCTGATCGTCGTGGGGTCGCGGGGGCACCGGCTCCTCCAGGCCGCCTTCATGGGAGGGGTGGCCAGCGAGCTGATCGGGCTCGCACCATGCCCGGTGCTGGTGGTTCCCGCCCTGGCGGTGGACTGGGACACGGCGGCATGA